One stretch of Archocentrus centrarchus isolate MPI-CPG fArcCen1 chromosome 5, fArcCen1, whole genome shotgun sequence DNA includes these proteins:
- the tp53rk gene encoding EKC/KEOPS complex subunit TP53RK translates to MAVSEFLSEAELLKQGAEARVYRAEFLGKPTIVKERFPKRYRHPALDEKLTHRRTAQEVRSILRCRRAGISAPVVYFVDYTSHCIFLEEIVGSSTLRDHIASAQQSESCKEPNLQRLAEKVGQILAKMHDEDVIHGDLTTSNMLLRHTPEGGESDLVLIDFGLSYISALPEDKGVDLYVLEKAFLSTHPNTEELFEKLLKSYAASSKKSSAVIKKLDEVRLRGRKRSMVG, encoded by the exons ATGGCGGTCTCAGAGTTCCTCagtgaagcagagctgctgaaacAAGGGGCAGAAGCTCGGGTATACCGGGCGGAGTTTCTGGGAAAGCCAACGATAGTGAAGGAAAGGTTCCCAAAACGCTACAGGCACCCAGCGTTAGACGAAAAGCTGACACATCGCAGAACCGCGCAGGAGGTCCGCTCCATACTGCGGTGCCGGAGAGCAG GCATATCTGCCCCTGTAGTCTACTTTGTGGACTATACCTCCCACTGTATTTTCCTGGAGGAAATTGTGGGCTCCTCAACTCTGCGCGACCACATCGCATCTGCTCAGCAGTCTGAATCCTGTAAGGAGCCAAATTTGCAGAGGCTGGCTGAGAAAGTGGGCCAGATCCTCGCCAAAATGCATGACGAAGATGTCATTCACGGAGACCTGACCACCTCCAACATGTTGCTGAGACACACCCCAGAGGGTGGAGAGTCTGACCTGGTTCTCATTGACTTTGGTCTGAGTTACATCTCTGCTCTTCCTGAGGATAAGGGGGTGGACTTGTATGTGCTGGAGAAAGCCTTCCTCAGTACCCACCCCAACACAGAAGAACTGTTCGAGAAGCTGCTGAAGAGCTACGCTGCTTCGTCCAAGAAATCATCAGCTGTCATTAAAAAGCTTGATGAGGTTCGgttgagagggaggaagaggtcCATGGTGGGATGA